The following are encoded together in the Danaus plexippus chromosome 15, MEX_DaPlex, whole genome shotgun sequence genome:
- the LOC116766606 gene encoding proton channel OtopLc-like, translating into MAETVQLGKELVVEIENRKNLGDKKFHSETSLQNLSGEADRPAFITTKDPGIMNETVASPSLEEIPERRRTMSQPMPGAGALLTAATNRRRRPPRSVMYASDIQTNDSSERLPKMFMPNREDYYFSPSPSNGSPTNFFFPHNNYKNGDIKSLSSYRLNSQVGSGTPRKRSVTTMDAQSIRSVETQAPPPTSPEDNARLSTKYLCLILSCMYAVLLVTVGLIIYVTEPFVAINASPIYSMVLLVIGFLYQIYLLIDITKYKTNVLKNQKIKWMHNEKLQEFFRKQEEEARPGSILERPLDSVRAKAIPPAVLIPVNHSYCFSTGRHSGSFYLKMGAAAFAVGHLIHSVLLITTQISYLFDDNISNETCIDIMQVILDFCQPIYCFLQLFFIFKYSNVLIIKGQNLAYFGFMHMIGSSLCFWISTIVREILLALTIYANLKYGNKTEYGPDTVSEYHHVTPHIDISDLYRPECQGSATISRIIDNFSPYLYPFGVEFNILIVAVYYIIWSQIGKCPNEDSDNDSSIDDNTTICKIPTADEENDFTSNMVIYADCHASNKGMFLGLILTVVMTGMLILGFIFSTIDNKFLEKGYLLSSCTKLALHSVLLVATVVAFIQTRKLDINEHPISLLDDILLFICLPAFFMETVFSMVATVSIVNIIRSIDVMVMMIQVVIQTALLVDGLRRCSNSRKLRRSKPAREMLMFLVIANVAVWLFNTFSYKSPESLDERYEFYGKVLWSILGHISLPLIMFYRFHSSVCFADIWDAAYKPGSEH; encoded by the exons ATGGCGGAAACAGTTCAGCTAGGAAAAGAGCTGGTGGTGGAAATCGAGAACAGGAAAAACCTAGGAGACAAGAAGTTTCATTCGGAGACCTCATTGCAAAATTTATCTGGTGAAGCTGATAGGCCTGCATTCATAACTACGAAAGATCCTGGG ATAATGAACGAGACCGTCGCAAGTCCATCTCTGGAGGAGATCCCTGAGCGTCGTCGGACCATGTCTCAGCCGATGCCGGGCGCCGGGGCCCTCCTCACCGCCGCCACCAACAGGCGCCGGCGGCCGCCGCGCTCCGTCATGTACGCCTCGGACATTCAGACCAAT GATTCCTCGGAGCGACTGCCGAAAATGTTCATGCCAAACAGAGAAGATTACTACTTCAGTCCGTCGCCTTCGA ACGGGAGCcctacaaacttttttttcccTCATAACAATTACAAAAACGGGGACATCAAATCTCTca GTAGTTACCGTCTGAACTCTCAAGTAGGAAGTGGGACTCCTCGCAAGCGCTCGGTGACGACCATGGACGCTCAGTCCATCCGTTCAGTGGAGACTCAGGCACCGCCCCCCACCAGCCCCGAGGATAACGCGCGCCTCTCAAC TAAATATCTCTGTCTTATATTAAGTTGTATGTACGCTGTTCTGTTGGTGACGGTCGGACTTATTATCTACGTGACGGAACCCTTTGTCGCTATCAACGCGTCTCCC ATATACTCGATGGTTTTACTCGTGATCGGTTTTTTGTatcaaatctatttattaatagacatAACGAAATACAAAACGAACGTGTTAAAAAACCAAAAGATTAAATGGATGCACAACGAGAAACTGCAGGAGTTCTTCAGGAAACAAGAG GAGGAGGCCAGACCTGGTAGTATATTAGAGCGACCTTTGGACAGTGTTAGGGCGAAGGCTATACCACCAGCTGTACTGATCCCAGTCAACCACAGCTACTGCTTCAGTACCGGAAGACACTCCGGTAGCTTTTACCTTAAGATGGGTGCTGCAG CGTTCGCCGTGGGCCACTTAATCCACTCGGTGTTACTCATAACAACACAGATCAGTTACCTCTTCGACGATAACATATCCAATGAGACATGTATTGACATAATGCAAGTCATACTGGACTTCTGTCAGCCGATCTACTGCTTCCTTCAATTGTTCTTCATATTTAAGTATTCGAACGTGCTCATTATAAAAGGTCAG aaCTTGGCTTACTTCGGCTTTATGCATATGATCGGAAGCAGTCTCTGCTTTTGGATTTCGACCATTGTGCGTGAAATTTTATTGGCGCTAACTATATATGCAAATCTCAAATACGGAAACAAAACGGAATACGGGCCTGACACAGTGAGCGAAt ACCACCACGTCACACCACACATAGACATCAGCGACCTCTACAGGCCGGAGTGTCAAGGCTCGGCGACCATCAGTCGGATCATAGACAACTTTTCTCCATATCTATATCCGTTTGGAGTTGAATTCAATATTCTCATCG TCGCTGTATACTACATCATCTGGAGCCAGATTGGAAAATGTCCCAACGAAGATTCAGACAACGACTCCAGCATCGATGACAATACAACGATCTGCAA AATCCCAACGGCTGATGAGGAAAATGACTTCACCAGTAACATGGTGATCTACGCGGACTGTCACGCTTCCAACAAGGGCATGTTCCTCGGTCTCATACTAACAGTCGTCATGACCGGAATGCTTATCCTCGGATTTATCTTTAGCACCATTGACAA CAAATTCTTAGAAAAAGGCTATCTCTTGAGCTCCTGCACGAAACTGGCACTCCATTCGGTGCTGCTGGTGGCTACTGTGGTAGCCTTCATTCAGACGAGAAAACTCGACATTAACGAACATCCGATCTCTCTGTTGGACGACATCCTTTTATTCATCTGTCTGCCGGCTTTCTTTATGGAGACAGTGTTCTCGATGGTGGCTACTGTGAGCATCGTGAATATCATCAGATCAATAGACGTCATGGTCATg ATGATTCAAGTTGTAATCCAGACTGCGCTGTTGGTGGACGGCCTTCGACGCTGCAGCAACAGTCGGAAGCTGCGCCGCAGTAAGCCAGCTCGTGAGATGCTGATGTTCCTCGTCATAGCCAACGTCGCCGTGTGGCTCTTCAACACTTTCTCTTATAAATCGCCTGAGAGTTTAGACGAGAGATACGAGTTCTATGGCAAAGTGCTGTGGAGCATCCTGGGCCACATCAGTCTCCCTCTCATCATGTTCTATCGATTCCACTCCAGTGTGTGCTTCGCCGACATTTGGGATGCCGCTTACAAACCCGGTTCCGAACACTGA